GATTGTTTTAAGTCTGGATGACTTCGCGAGCAAAGTCACGCTCAGCGATGACGAGATTCAGCAGTACTACAATGACAACAAAACCAATTTCACTCGCCCTGCGCAAGTAAAAGTGGCTTACATTGAGTTGAATGCACAAGATCTGAAAAAGCAGATTTCAGTATCAGATGAACAAGCAAAGCAGTATTACCAACAACACTTGGATAAATACTCTTCAGAAGAGCAGCGCCGTGTTGCGCACATTCTGGTAGAAGGTGATGACGAAGCGAAAGCACAAGCCATTTTGGATGAGCTTAATGCGGGTGCTGATTTTGCCGCGCTTGCGAAATCGAAATCCGATGACTTTGCTAGCGCAGAAACCGGTGGCGATCTTGGCTGGATTGAGCGTGACGTGATGGATGCCGCATTTGAAGACGCCGCATTTGCCCTGCAAAAACCGGGAGAGACAACTGGTCTAGTTAAGTCTGACTTTGGCTACCACATCATCAAGCTTGAAGAGCTGCGTGAACCTGAAAGTAAACCGTATGAGCAAGTGGCTGAGCAGATCAAACAAGAGCTGAGCGATCAGCAAGCGATTGATCACTTCTACGATCTGCAAAGTGAGCTAGAAAAAGTGGCGTTTGAATACCCAGACTCACTCGATCAAGCCTCCAAAGCGGTTGACATAGCAGTTCAGCGTACGGATTTCATCTCTGATGCGGATGCGCCTGCTGTGCTGCGTACCCCAGCGGTCATGCAAGCGCTCCAAACCGTTGAAGTGAAGGAAGACGGTCTCAACTCACAAGCGATTGAAATCGCGCCAGAGCACATTGTCGTGGTTCGCGTCGAAGACGCTCGTGCAGAGACGGTGTTACCACTGGATGAAGTGAAATCAAAAGTGGTTGAGGAGCTATCGAAAGTCAGAGGCGAACAACAAGCGATTGAACTTGCGAGCGACTTGGTCGTCGCGCTGAAAGCGGGAAATACTGAGCTTGTGGCTGAAAAAGGCCTAGCGTTTGGCGATGTCGAGCAGATCGATCGTCGTTCACCATTGGCGCAAACCGTGTTTGCGATGGTTAAACCTGAAGAAGGTAAAGCCGTGTATGCTCAAACCAGAGACTATACGGGCAACGTGGTGGTGGTTGCGCTAGAAAAAGTACAAGAAAGTCTAGATCCTGCTTTGGCGCCACAACTTGCTACGCAACTTCAGCGTGTCTCTGCGCAGCGTGACTTGACGTCTATCTTGTCTGTTTTGCGTGCCAACACCGATATCGAGTATTACGTCGTGAGCAACTAACCAGTTGCCGTGTAATTGATATGTTACTTAAAACGGGTTGCGAAAGTGACCCGTTTTATTTTTTATCAGACCGTGTTTCTTTCCTTTGTTGGCGTTTGTATAAACAGCAATACACAATCAAAGGAGAAGTTTATGAAACGGATACTGGTATCTATCGCACTTGTTTTGAGTTGCTTGTTTTCCTTTACGGCAAACGCTAACGAGGCGCCTGCGAAAGTCGATAAGCATGAAGGGATTGAGATCACCGTCAACATCAATACCGCAAGCGCTGAAGAAATCGCTGCTTTGCTAAAAGGCATTGGGATTAAGAAAGCGCAGCAGATTGTTGCTGATCGCGAGGCTAATGGCCCCTTTCAATCGGCGGAAGATTTAGCGCGTGTTAAAGGAATTGGTCCATCAACGGTGGCGAAGAACCAAGAACGGATCAAGTTGGAGTAGTGTTGGCTCGCTACGTCTGGCAAGGCTGGTGTTATACCGGCCTTTTTTTATCGATACCAAAACATATGAGGGCGAAAACTAAGCCAGAAAGCATGCCAAATAGATGGGCTTCAATCGCCACTCGTGCGGCAATCAGCTCGCTGGTCGAAATTGACGCGCCAAAGCTGTGTTCCCACCACACTTTGCCGATCACCCCGGCAACCAATAGCCCACTGCTCTTTCGGCCATGCAGATACTCCGTCAAGGCATAGAACGCAAACAGTCCGTGTAATGTGCCGGAAAGACCGACATAGCTCGACATAGAGGTCGAGAGGTTTGACACACCGACCAGCAGACTTACCAAGCCTAGTAGCCAAGCGACGCTTGTCCAACGTGGCTTGAACAGATAACAGATGACCCACAACCCCGCGAGATTCATGGTCAAATGGGCAAAGTTGGTATGAGTGAAATTTCCTGTTAGGATTCGCCACCATTGCCCTTGCTCTATGGCCAATTTATTCCACTCAGCGAGTTCACTCAACGCGGGATATTGAAGCGCAAGACACACGGTACTGATAATTGAAAGAAAGATAAAAAGGTTCACTCTATGTCCCGTTATTGTTCCCGATGTGGTAAAGCAAAAAAAGCCTGTCTGTGTCAGTGGATACGTGCACTGCCAGCGGATACCGAACTTATCATTCTTCAACATCCGAGTGAAGAACATCGTCCATTGGGCAGCGCGAGAATTCTCTCGCTCTCACTTGCCAATAGCCGCTGTTTTATCGGAGAGGACTTCACACACCATCAAGAACTGAACCATCTGCTTTGTGAAGAAGGTTACCAACACTGGCTGCTTTATCCCAGTGACAAGGCGTATCCACTCAGTGACCTTACCCAGAAAAACGCCGCAACGAGCAAACTCAGGGTGATTTTACTGGATGGGACCTGGAAGAAAGCGTTTAAAATGTGGCAGTTATCGAGCAACTTGCATACATTGCCTTGCGTCAAGCTGCCAGACAATCTGGTTGGCAATTACGTGATTCGTAAAGCGCCGAGTGAAAACAGTTTGTCGACGCTGGAAGCGGGCTATCATCTTTTGTCTCTGCTTGAGCCACAGCGAGACTTCACGCCATTGCTGACGGCATTTCACAATATGATTGAGTTTCAAATTGCGCAAATGCCGCCTGGGGTGTTTGAGCAAAACTATCGTAAACGTTAATGGTGTGAAGAGAAGAGCTGCTGGTGTAAACGCTGTGCATGGCCGTCGGTCATCGAGGAGATGTAGTCTGCGATCACCCGCATCTGCGCGCTTTCCTCTTGCGCCGCTTGCCAAAGCTGCCGAGTTGCAATCGGCAGCAAGCGCTTGGGATCAGCGCTAAAGGCTTCAAAGAGGTCCATGATGATCTGTTGGCCCTTATATTCGACAATTTGCACCTGTGGGATCTGAATGACATAGTGGCTGACGAAGTTTTTGAGTATGGTCAGTGCTTGATCCATTCCCGGCTCAAGAAAGGCGTTGTACGCCAGAAGTTCGCTGGCAAAATCGGCCTCTACGCGCTGGACGCGGATGCTGGTTAGCAGCGCATTGACCATGCCGCCGATGGCATCTTTTCTTTGATGGTGTTTACCGCTAAACAGCATGTCACCAATCGAACTAAGATGTTGTTCAAACCAAGCATCACCACAATCCGCCAGTTTGCTGGCTGCGCCTTCTTGCCATTGCCCGCGATTGACCAAACCCAGCACAATAGCATCTTCGAGGTCGTGTACACCGTAGGCGATGTCATCGGCCAGCTCCATGATCGAACAGTCGAGAGATTTGAAGCGCGTTTTACGATGAGCACAAGGATTTTCTGGCGCGATGCGCATTTGGCCAAGCAACTGCTGGTCATGGGTGTTAAGTGGCGCCAACACCCATTCAAACAGCGCTCGGTCACAGTCATAAATGCCTTTCGCGGGCATCCAGTCACTGGCTTTGAGCTGTCTCTGGTGGGAAACCGCTTTAGGTTGCACAAGCGC
The Vibrio navarrensis DNA segment above includes these coding regions:
- a CDS encoding anti-phage deoxyguanosine triphosphatase — its product is MQVTLSPQWLERHDDEHKIRRDDHRSPYQRDRARILHSAAFRRLQAKTQVHGNSLEDFHRTRLTHSLEAAQLGSGIVAQIKKKQAEFRDLLPTESLIDSLCLAHDIGHPPYGHGGEIALNYMMRNHGGFEGNAQTFRIVTQLEPYTEHFGMNLSRRTLLGLIKYPALISQTQALVQPKAVSHQRQLKASDWMPAKGIYDCDRALFEWVLAPLNTHDQQLLGQMRIAPENPCAHRKTRFKSLDCSIMELADDIAYGVHDLEDAIVLGLVNRGQWQEGAASKLADCGDAWFEQHLSSIGDMLFSGKHHQRKDAIGGMVNALLTSIRVQRVEADFASELLAYNAFLEPGMDQALTILKNFVSHYVIQIPQVQIVEYKGQQIIMDLFEAFSADPKRLLPIATRQLWQAAQEESAQMRVIADYISSMTDGHAQRLHQQLFSSHH
- the ppiD gene encoding peptidylprolyl isomerase, coding for MMDRLREGVNSIAVKIILGLIILSFIFAGVGSYLVSGSNNAAAKVGNREIGRGEFEMAYQNARNRMQAQMGDYFSQLLADPGYVESFRKSVLDDMINDVLLDQHAESLGLRISDAQIRTIILNMPEFQVEGKFNQDIYQSMLRRSGHSPDSFAEYMRRQMVRSQLMEALQASEFTLPGEVDSEGKLFTQTRDIRSIVLSLDDFASKVTLSDDEIQQYYNDNKTNFTRPAQVKVAYIELNAQDLKKQISVSDEQAKQYYQQHLDKYSSEEQRRVAHILVEGDDEAKAQAILDELNAGADFAALAKSKSDDFASAETGGDLGWIERDVMDAAFEDAAFALQKPGETTGLVKSDFGYHIIKLEELREPESKPYEQVAEQIKQELSDQQAIDHFYDLQSELEKVAFEYPDSLDQASKAVDIAVQRTDFISDADAPAVLRTPAVMQALQTVEVKEDGLNSQAIEIAPEHIVVVRVEDARAETVLPLDEVKSKVVEELSKVRGEQQAIELASDLVVALKAGNTELVAEKGLAFGDVEQIDRRSPLAQTVFAMVKPEEGKAVYAQTRDYTGNVVVVALEKVQESLDPALAPQLATQLQRVSAQRDLTSILSVLRANTDIEYYVVSN
- a CDS encoding tRNA-uridine aminocarboxypropyltransferase, which produces MSRYCSRCGKAKKACLCQWIRALPADTELIILQHPSEEHRPLGSARILSLSLANSRCFIGEDFTHHQELNHLLCEEGYQHWLLYPSDKAYPLSDLTQKNAATSKLRVILLDGTWKKAFKMWQLSSNLHTLPCVKLPDNLVGNYVIRKAPSENSLSTLEAGYHLLSLLEPQRDFTPLLTAFHNMIEFQIAQMPPGVFEQNYRKR
- the rrtA gene encoding rhombosortase → MNLFIFLSIISTVCLALQYPALSELAEWNKLAIEQGQWWRILTGNFTHTNFAHLTMNLAGLWVICYLFKPRWTSVAWLLGLVSLLVGVSNLSTSMSSYVGLSGTLHGLFAFYALTEYLHGRKSSGLLVAGVIGKVWWEHSFGASISTSELIAARVAIEAHLFGMLSGLVFALICFGIDKKRPV
- a CDS encoding ComEA family DNA-binding protein gives rise to the protein MKRILVSIALVLSCLFSFTANANEAPAKVDKHEGIEITVNINTASAEEIAALLKGIGIKKAQQIVADREANGPFQSAEDLARVKGIGPSTVAKNQERIKLE